From the genome of Gorilla gorilla gorilla isolate KB3781 chromosome 4, NHGRI_mGorGor1-v2.1_pri, whole genome shotgun sequence, one region includes:
- the LOC101143959 gene encoding uncharacterized protein C5orf60, producing MPRAKLPEDSSAVDMDILFPLDSVIETELCPSPIPQIIHFVLFVVFSLVILIILRPYIPREPSSVPPREEDSENDQDEVGEWLRIGNKYITLKDCRILLKELENLEVYTFLLEKHLKKLSREGSSHHLPRQVRPGPVYKRAPARNNRPRGARGKPSPTSFHVSPRAPLAPLASMPSSVPKTSVESLGSPSSLSSSKPREPLCPLKHPSHRPPASTLSHPTTSTESLGYLSSLSSSQSPEPLHPLKHPSHKPRGRSPPRRRNPGWVSWSGSTQADSKTDAIICPMCKAPERSCLHTWWVPSSPRVIRGVGHHSDPNLGLSWRQEAARAWCHCTSSQFPFEHPNLPTHLPKASF from the exons ATGCCCAGGGCTAAGTTGCCTGAGGACAGCAGTGCAGTTGACATGGATATTCTCTTTCCTCTGGACAGTGTTATTGAGACAGAGCTGTGCCCCAGCCCCATTCCCCAGATCATCCATTTCGTCCTCTTCGTTGTGTTCAGCCTGGTGATCCTGATCATCTTACGCCCCTACATTCCCAGGGAGCCGTCCTCAGTGCCTCCCAGAGAGGAGGACAGCGAGAAT GATCAAGATGAAGTGGGGGAATGGCTCAGGATTGGAAATAAATATATCACTTTGAAAG ACTGCAGAATTCTCTTGAAAGAACTGGAGAACCTTGAGGTCTACACTTTCCTGCTGGAAAA GCACCTGAAGAAGCTCTCTAGGGAGGGCAGCTCCCATCACCTTCCACGCCAAGTCCGCCCAGGGCCAGTGTACAAACGAGCACCTGCTAGGAACAATCGGCCACGTGGGGCGCGTGGGAAACCTTCTCCCACCAGCTTCCATGTGTCCCCACGGGCTCCCCTGGCTCCTCTGGCCTCCATGCCGTCATCAGTCCCGAAGACCTCCGTAGAGTCCCTTGGGTCTCCATCATCCCTGAGCTCCTCCAAGCCACGAGAGCCTCTGTGTCCCCTGAAGCACCCTTCACACCGGCCACCTGCGAGCACCCTATCACACCCGACCACCTCCACAGAATCCTTGGGGTACCTGTCATCCCTCAGCTCCTCCCAGTCACCAGAGCCTTTGCATCCCCTGAAGCACCCTTCACACAAGCCACGTGGGCGTTCCCCTCCCCGACGACGGAATCCTGGCTGGGTGTCCTGGTCCGGCTCCACGCAGGCTGATTCCAAAACTGACGCCATAATATGCCCAATGTGCAAGGCCCCTGAGCGCTCCTGTCTACACACCTGGTGGGTGCCTTCTAGCCCTCGAGTGATCCGAGGCGTTGGTCACCACAGTGATCCCAATCTGGGCCTCTCCTGGAGGCAGGAGGCTGCTAGAGCCTGGTGCCACTGCACCTCCTCACAGTTCCCATTCGAGCACCCTAATCTTCCCACCCACCTACCAAAGGCTTCCTTCTAG